The sequence below is a genomic window from Lolium perenne isolate Kyuss_39 chromosome 7, Kyuss_2.0, whole genome shotgun sequence.
CGACCTACATGAGTTCTCGCTCGCTAGGAGTCTGGTAATCAACTACAAGGCGGATGGCTAGGTCATCCCTGATTAATTAATTGGCTGGGAAATAATCAGCAGCATCTATCGAGGAATCGCTCAGCCTGTCTCCATGCATCAATCAAGCGGCGCGGCGCGGACAGTTCtcgtgaagaagatgatgacagTTCTTATGAATAAGATGGTGATTTTTCGAATATTCTGTTTCCAGTTTTAGTTTACAGGTTGTTCTGCGCCAGCTGTTTACGATCCGTAAACACGTTTTTGAAAGactgaactcgagtttttcgatttACACTTTTACGGGTTGTGCTAAAAACACTGTAAACGGCTCTGAGAAGCGCCACAATGTTTGCTGCTAGCCTGCTACCGCCTACCGATAGAGGCGGGGATGGTTGGGAACGAATTGGAGAGGAACAAAAGaggggagagagaaagagaaTTGGGGTGGGATACAGAACGGATAGCTGATGCGCAGTTTCGACTAACCGCAAAAATGATTCCAAGACGCCTTCCAATCCTTGACGTCGACGAGCTCCAGCGGCTGTCAGCTGAAGTCGTCGGCAAGCTCTGACGGGGACAGCGGGCTCCGGTGGAGATGTGGGCAGGCCAGCCCGGGTACAGTTGAGCTGGGGCAGGTGGCCCAAACGGGCCGGACGTGGACGTTCTTGAACGACCCCCGTGCTCCCAGCCCACGTCGGTATTGTGATTAGAACTGTCCTTAATTCAAAAAGGAAGGGATAAAATTGGAAAACCCAATTTATCGCTTCAGTGTGTATAATGCACTGTGTTGGCACCACACTGCATCTTGCCTAAGATTACTCAAAGATCTTAGAAGCCTCATGGACCCGAATTTCCTATTCCACACAACTAAGCTCGACAATCTTATTCTGCTGACCCCTATTTTAATATTTGTTAGACTCGTGTGTTGTAGAATCATGTACCAAGATATATATACTTAGAGAGTTAGAGTTCATAAATTTGACAGAGAAAGCAGAAACACGCTATAGTACATCATCTTCGTGCCACAAATATTTAGTAGATGGATGCAATTTCGTATTATTTTGGTGTTTCGGTTTGGTTAAGATAAATTAAGTAAAGTGAAACGTACGTAACTAATTTAAGTAACATTATTCTATTTTGCAATATTTGAATAAAAATTATTCGGTCAATGGTTTTACATATAATAGAGGCAGCTTGTTATGACACTATGTTATAGGTCCTACCAATGTAAATATTTGTGAAGAGTTCGTAACAAAACTAGCAATATAGACGTAAAAAGGTTTAGTATAAAGATTTGACGATGTTTTTCCCTTACTCACCATATGCCAACTAAAATATAAGATCCATCGTTCACCATGAAATTAATTACATGTTTGCAATTCGAGCACTATCACTTGGTAATGCATTCCAcaccatgtcgccgacaacatcTTGAGGCTCTAGTGTTTGTATCATACTCCTCTACTAATCTAGCAAATGACATGACTGCAATGCACCCATTAGATTTCCGGCAATTAACTGCTCCCGCCGAGCCACTAGACAACCTAATGGAGGCATACCTTGCTCGCTGAAGACGGGGTATGTAAGATCGTGTCAGTATTGACTAATCTATGGGGTATGTTGTGTTATAGCCTAGTATGATAATTCTCTTTATGAATAGTATTAGGTgtgcttttttttattttgttatcatgtatGAGGTTGAACAACCCCAACTGAATACCAAGGTTGAGAGTTGAGATGTGTACTATCATTCTTTCATGAAGAACTGGTTCGTCCGTGTGAAGTACCCTACATATAGTAGCGTTCGGAAATAGCTCATCTCCTTGATTTTTTGAATAAGATCTTTCTTTGATCGCCAATTAGTAAACAAAATAGATTTTTTGTTGTTGTGAAAACCCTGATGATCTAGTAATGCATATCGGAATTAAATCTGCTATGTGAGACTTGTGATGAAATATGTGTTGTTAATGCATAAAAAATCAAGCACGATTTCAGAACTGAAACGAACCATATTTGTGGTACTGGCTGCGTGCTTTTCCTTACGTTCTCTTCATGTTGAGAGATGTTAAGAGTCCAACGTATCGCTTTTTCCGGTCAAAAGCATGACAATGTCCTATGCATGGAAGAGAAAAGTCAAAGTGACCAGCTATATTGAAAAAGAAAGTGCCGACatttataaaccctaaaccccgatCCCAAATCAATCGTTGTGTCAGTATTCAAGTAGAGTCTGGATGTATTGGCTTGTGCCTGGTTCTTTTCAAAATAAATGGGCAACAGTTCTAATCAACCAAATGGGACATGCATGGTTTTTGTGTAGGGCTAAAAATAATTGGTATTTGTCACCGAGTGTTATTAGAAACTCGAAGAATTGTATTTGGGCCTCTTCCCAGCCTCGGGCCATCAGTGTTCCTACCTGGCCCACAACTGATCTTCTTACCTACGCTACGCCGCAGCTCGGCGGTCGCCGGCTCGCCGCCACGCCAAGTGTCAGTGACTGGCACCGGCACGAAACCCCGTCCTGCTCCCCACGATCCTCTCCTGCTCCCGACGCCATGGCGGCGACGGCTcctgccaccgccaccgccaccgccgccggcggGGCGCACAGCGTGTTTGTGTACGGGAGCCTGATGGCGGACGAGGTGGTCAGCGCCATCCTCCACCGCGTCCCGGCCTCCTCCCCGGCGCTCCTCACCGACTAGTACGCACGCGCGCCCTTTCCCCCCTTCGGCCCTCCCATCCTCTCTTGGTTCCCGATCCCAACAGATTATTCCTCTCTAGACGCCCCTTTCGTTCCCCTCTCTGTATCATCTGATTGCGAAACTGCGCTGCTCGTAGGCGAGCAATATGTTTCAGATTAGCTGCAGCTACTGCTACTGGTCACTTGCTGCAGCGTTTGATTGTGGACCGCGATCCTTTGGGTCCAGTACGCTGGATGACCCAGCGAATCTTAAGCCCCGCGCTGATGATTTATTGTTCTTGTATGAGAGTGGAGTACATGTAGATGTAGGTGCGAGCTTTAGGATGAAAATGAACAGTATACAAATTAGAATTCACAGCAACTGATGCTCCTGTAGCCATATGCGCAaaggaatatttgtgaaaacgcACAAGAAACAGCGTGTACTGGTAAATCAACCCCTCTAGCTTTAGGATGAAACTGATAAATGAACTGAAACTTATGGGATCTCCTGTATCACATGCTGCCTTAAAATTTAATACATGAACAGATGATGTGTTTTTTTCTTGTCGCGATGTTCCCCTACTGAATTACATTTCATTTCTTCTGCTACCTGTGTTCTCCATTCACATTAGTTTACTTGTAAGTTGTAAGTTGCAAGTTAAGTTTTAACATCAGGTGTCGTTCTCTGCAGCCACAGGTTTAGCGTCAAGGATCGTATTTATCCAGCAATCCTACCtgttgaaagcaagaaagttgctgGAAGGGTTTGTTTACTGATCTACAAAACTCGCCTTCTTATCCTTCCTGTCATTCTTTCTGTATTCGGAGATTTGTTAATACATTTATAATTTCCTCAGTTGCCTATGTTCTGCTCCCTTAGTTCCACCTATGTTGTAAGACCATAGTTTCTATATGCTTGTACCCCAGAATATGGAGTTTTACTTACCTCTTAATTAAGTCAATAAGTTTTTCGGAAGTTTAGGTGCAGAATTGACTTCACATTCCTAAAAGTTGCTTTGGTCAGACAGATTGTCAGTTCTAATTTTTGTGTGATCAAAAGTTTTTTACTCTTGTTACTAACTTTAGAAAACTAACACTATTCTAAACCATGTTACTGTATAAGTTCTTCTATGTGTTTTGTTGGAGTCACTTTCTCACTTGCCTTGGGATGATGTGTGCAATTGTTTATTCTCTTTTTGCATTAAAGCCAATCATTTACGCCCTTTCTTTATATGATTACTGCTCTGCAGGTTATTACGGGTATTTCTGATGCAGAACTCATTGTCCTAGATGCATTTGAAGATTATGAGTATGTAAGGAGAACAGTTCAGATATCACTAACTGTAAGTTTTTTTTCAGCTGTAGTGACCCATTGATCATTGTCTTGCTTTTATTACAAACTCTTTGAAGCTGGTAACTTGTTTGGACGATTTTGCTGAAAGGAAGTTTGACCTTCCAGGATACTTCAGAGACAATGCTTGCTGACACTTATGTATGGAGTGATGCAAAGGATCCAGACCTTTATGGTCAATGGGATTTTGAGGTGAGGATGTTTTACTTCATGTTCATCTATCAGGGCCCTGTTTACAACAGCCACAGGATCTCAAATCCATTTTATTCCAGTTCTTTCCGTCCCACTTGATTCCCGGAATGAATATATTTAATGTGTTCCCAACTCCCAAGTGACACTGCAAATGAACTATTTCTGATCAATACTCCATCCCAAAATATGTTGCGTAT
It includes:
- the LOC127312548 gene encoding AIG2-like protein D codes for the protein MAATAPATATATAAGGAHSVFVYGSLMADEVVSAILHRVPASSPALLTDYHRFSVKDRIYPAILPVESKKVAGRVITGISDAELIVLDAFEDYEYVRRTVQISLTDTSETMLADTYVWSDAKDPDLYGQWDFEEWKKLHIKDFLTMTLGFVQELEQPEPKTRVETYQSFMHELEQPESSTKVES